A region of Anaerolineales bacterium DNA encodes the following proteins:
- a CDS encoding OsmC family protein yields the protein MVAILEKKRYELRSVEVRVQASQEAEPPHTFRKIHLIYEVAAEGLKQKDAEQAASLSLEKYCSVAATVSSEAEITYEVVVK from the coding sequence GTGGTTGCGATCCTGGAGAAGAAACGCTACGAGCTCCGCAGCGTAGAAGTTCGCGTTCAAGCCTCTCAGGAAGCCGAGCCGCCGCACACGTTCCGCAAAATCCATTTGATTTACGAGGTCGCTGCAGAAGGTCTCAAGCAGAAAGACGCGGAACAGGCGGCGAGTCTTTCTCTGGAGAAATATTGCTCGGTGGCGGCGACCGTGAGCAGCGAAGCTGAAATCACATACGAAGTTGTCGTGAAGTAG
- a CDS encoding DUF2148 domain-containing protein, which produces MLIGLKDAETLGLNCAACGEEICLLPNTTDGEFQGPQCALRILDMGIALGSAVKMAGLMNVDNRIMYRVGVVARKIGMIDADFVMGIPLSATGKNPYYDRTPKPS; this is translated from the coding sequence GTGCTGATCGGCTTGAAGGACGCCGAGACGTTGGGACTGAACTGCGCCGCCTGCGGCGAGGAGATATGTCTGCTGCCGAACACTACGGACGGCGAATTCCAGGGGCCGCAGTGTGCGCTGCGTATTCTCGACATGGGCATCGCCCTTGGTTCGGCGGTCAAGATGGCGGGCTTGATGAACGTCGATAACCGCATCATGTACCGCGTCGGTGTGGTGGCGCGCAAGATCGGAATGATCGATGCCGATTTCGTGATGGGCATCCCGCTCTCGGCGACCGGTAAAAATCCCTATTACGATCGCACCCCGAAACCGAGCTGA
- a CDS encoding NAD(P)-binding domain-containing protein, with translation MQQRIGYIGLGLMGKPMARNILEAGYPLTVHNRSRDAVDELAAAGAQAAMSPHEVAQASDVVFTNLPDSPDVEQVALGPEGILEGAHEGMIFIDNSTIKPETARNIAQRFAAAGVDALDAPVSGGDVGAKAGTLAIMVGGKRESFETVVPILKAIGKTITYVGDSGAGQVAKACNQIMVAAQMVAMGELLLLAQKTGVDPQRVVEAIRGGAAGCWTLDNKPQRLFAGERRPGFKAYMQHKDLGIVLDTARTYGMPLPATSGIMQLYESMLQLGMRELDNSAVIGVLEAMAGEPLAASKS, from the coding sequence ATGCAGCAACGGATCGGTTACATCGGGCTGGGATTGATGGGCAAACCGATGGCACGTAACATCCTCGAGGCGGGTTACCCGCTTACGGTGCACAACCGCAGCCGGGACGCTGTGGATGAGTTGGCCGCGGCTGGAGCGCAGGCGGCGATGTCTCCGCATGAAGTGGCGCAGGCGAGCGACGTGGTTTTCACCAATCTGCCGGATTCCCCCGACGTCGAGCAGGTGGCCCTGGGTCCGGAGGGAATTCTCGAGGGTGCCCACGAGGGCATGATCTTCATCGACAACAGCACGATCAAACCGGAAACGGCGCGGAACATCGCCCAGCGTTTCGCGGCGGCCGGAGTGGATGCCCTGGACGCACCGGTGTCCGGCGGCGACGTCGGCGCCAAGGCCGGCACGTTGGCCATCATGGTCGGTGGAAAACGGGAATCGTTCGAAACCGTCGTGCCGATTTTGAAGGCCATCGGGAAAACCATAACGTACGTCGGGGATAGCGGCGCAGGGCAGGTGGCCAAGGCCTGCAATCAAATCATGGTCGCGGCGCAGATGGTCGCCATGGGGGAACTGCTGCTTCTGGCGCAGAAGACAGGAGTGGATCCGCAGCGGGTCGTGGAGGCGATCCGCGGCGGGGCTGCGGGATGCTGGACGTTGGACAACAAACCTCAACGCCTGTTTGCCGGCGAACGCCGTCCGGGCTTCAAGGCCTACATGCAGCACAAGGACCTGGGAATCGTGTTGGACACGGCTCGAACCTACGGCATGCCCCTGCCGGCCACGTCCGGGATCATGCAGCTCTACGAGTCCATGCTTCAATTGGGGATGCGCGAGTTGGACAATTCGGCGGTGATCGGCGTCCTGGAGGCCATGGCCGGAGAGCCTTTGGCGGCGAGCAAAAGTTGA
- a CDS encoding M1 family metallopeptidase, with protein sequence MAAHDPHSYVKPQQATIKHIDFKLNVDFPSKTIQGQAVYHLDKSLKGSLYLDNRKVQIVRIHTDGKDIEWEMDKQDPIRGQRLHLKRLKGICSFVIDFVTDPQADALQWLSPQQTLGGEHPYLFSQCQAINARSIFPCQDSPSIRFTYSAEVVVPRPMIAVMAAAPQTIQTEGDLNRCRFEMPQPIPSYLFALAVGKLSSRELGPRCRIYAEEEIVEDAAWEFAETEDKLIEAEKMLGPYEWERYDLLVMPPSFPYGGMENPRLTFLTPTVIVGNRSYTHLVTHEMAHSWTGNLITNATWEDFWLNEGWTTYVQMRIDEVLQGRDYAQMKIELGRGSMFAAMQRFGMESENTKLNYDMSGVDPDDVFSTVPYYKGQAFLEKLENAVGRERFDAFISKYIESFKFQSLSTEAFLSFLKQQLPEAVKAVDVKKWIYKPGFPDDAPQTKSKLIDEVDACVAAYRKGKLPTGDEVRNWNPDQVNLFLRRVMGTLPLEHSRHFEKIFDLSAGRDYALLSQYLALAVRSGDEEILPRIEAYIEHVGRGIFLRPIVQAMAETAWSRDLVRPIVERYRDCYHPLTVRLLERILTEAGV encoded by the coding sequence AAATCGCTGAAGGGATCGCTGTACCTCGATAATCGCAAGGTGCAGATCGTACGCATTCACACCGATGGGAAAGACATCGAATGGGAGATGGATAAGCAGGATCCGATCCGCGGCCAGCGTTTGCACCTCAAAAGACTCAAAGGGATCTGTTCGTTCGTGATCGATTTCGTAACCGATCCGCAGGCGGACGCGCTGCAATGGCTCAGTCCGCAGCAGACTTTAGGCGGTGAACATCCCTACCTCTTCAGCCAATGCCAGGCGATCAACGCGCGCAGTATTTTCCCCTGCCAGGATTCTCCCTCCATCCGATTCACCTACAGCGCCGAAGTCGTGGTGCCGCGCCCGATGATCGCCGTGATGGCTGCCGCACCGCAGACGATCCAGACCGAAGGAGATTTAAACCGCTGTCGTTTCGAAATGCCCCAGCCCATCCCTTCGTATCTGTTTGCGCTTGCTGTGGGGAAACTCAGCTCGCGGGAGTTGGGGCCGCGCTGCCGTATATACGCTGAAGAAGAGATCGTCGAGGATGCAGCCTGGGAATTCGCGGAGACCGAGGATAAATTGATCGAAGCGGAAAAAATGCTCGGGCCTTACGAATGGGAGCGTTATGATCTTCTCGTCATGCCGCCTTCATTTCCATACGGCGGCATGGAAAACCCGCGTCTGACGTTCCTAACGCCGACCGTCATCGTGGGCAATCGCTCGTATACCCACCTGGTGACTCACGAGATGGCGCATTCATGGACGGGCAATCTGATCACGAATGCGACCTGGGAAGATTTTTGGCTGAACGAGGGTTGGACGACCTACGTGCAGATGAGGATCGACGAAGTCCTGCAGGGCCGGGACTATGCGCAGATGAAGATCGAGTTGGGGCGCGGGTCGATGTTCGCCGCCATGCAGCGCTTCGGCATGGAATCGGAGAACACCAAATTGAACTACGACATGTCCGGCGTCGATCCGGACGATGTGTTTTCTACCGTCCCCTACTACAAAGGCCAGGCGTTCCTCGAGAAGTTAGAGAACGCCGTCGGACGGGAACGTTTCGATGCTTTCATCAGCAAGTACATCGAAAGCTTCAAATTCCAATCTCTCTCGACCGAGGCGTTCCTGTCGTTTTTAAAACAGCAGCTTCCCGAAGCCGTCAAAGCGGTGGACGTAAAGAAATGGATATACAAACCCGGTTTTCCCGACGACGCACCGCAGACGAAGTCGAAATTGATCGATGAGGTCGATGCGTGCGTGGCGGCCTATCGCAAGGGAAAACTTCCAACCGGCGATGAAGTACGCAATTGGAATCCGGATCAGGTCAATTTGTTCCTGCGCCGAGTGATGGGGACGCTTCCCCTGGAGCATAGCCGTCATTTCGAAAAGATCTTCGATCTCTCGGCCGGCAGGGACTATGCGTTACTCAGTCAATATCTCGCTCTGGCGGTTCGCAGCGGGGACGAGGAAATTCTGCCCCGAATCGAAGCCTACATCGAGCATGTCGGCCGAGGTATATTCTTGCGGCCCATCGTGCAGGCGATGGCGGAAACGGCGTGGTCGCGCGATCTCGTCCGGCCGATCGTGGAACGCTATCGAGACTGCTATCATCCCCTGACCGTGCGCTTGTTGGAACGCATCCTCACAGAAGCGGGTGTGTGA